The following are encoded in a window of Gossypium raimondii isolate GPD5lz chromosome 13, ASM2569854v1, whole genome shotgun sequence genomic DNA:
- the LOC105781320 gene encoding putative disease resistance protein RGA4 has product MAETFLFNIAERVLAKIGNLSVDEVRLAFNVKTDLKKLEDTMISIKAVLLDAERQQHQNEKLCLCMWKLGDIFYDAEDVIDDFKCEALWKQDAINHPDINNLKVRLLGSCCLPLSFYLKMSHKIKDINGRLGELATEWKSFDLRQCSDNRHVFRRETISFVDSSDVIGRDEDKKNIISMLMKPSEARNVPVIPIVGIGGLGKTTLAQLVYNDDRVTSLFPLKIWICVSEEFDLSRLLRLIIQSVNTGERCDDSTLDALQARLRSLLTDKKFLLVLDDVWNENKAKWVELRNLLRSIDGLPQSKIIVTTRSLKVSSIMSSICPYELKGLSFEDCLTLFTKWAFNDGDERHYPNLIRIGEEIVKKCKGVPLAVRTLGSLLFQKTDESDWIYIRESEIWRVEQHENDILPVLKLSYNHLPSHLQRCLAFLSLYKKDEIYFSYRVINLWMANGLLEHPKQNQEWEDVGKRYLNELLSRCLIQMDQDYGLIFTFKMHDLVHDLALDVSQKECKTVNSETETVDENVRHLLLCDEKLVGVPRVLEEMKNVRTVIIQDASKESKTTHESLINLCLSNFKYLRALELRKSPLMALPNSIGTLKHLRDLDLVGCSSIRELPRSFDKLRSLQSLNLGGTSLKQLPDSVQRLIELRHLVITIKATHLKEIRAGCWTSLQYLELRSCMELKCLPEGMQYLKSLRTLVLGGCDKLVSLPRSLKLLTKLEHLYINFCASMNLKMEPEEEEDKDLQLILKTLSLFGLDALRDLPRLLLQGSSCTLQQLRIRGCPNLSVLPAWLPNLTSLQELEIVNCIKLSAQPEGIDRLSNLRELTIHLCPELSKRYRENGGEDWHKIAHIQKVVITDEE; this is encoded by the coding sequence ATGGCGGAAACGTTTCTGTTCAATATTGCAGAAAGGGTTCTCGCCAAAATTGGCAATCTCTCTGTAGACGAAGTTCGCTTGGCGTTTAATGTCAAAACCGATCTGAAAAAGCTGGAGGACACCATGATCAGCATTAAAGCTGTGCTCTTGGATGCCGAGCGGCAACAGCACCAAAATGAAAAGCTGTGCCTCTGTATGTGGAAGCTCGGAGACATCTTTTACGATGCTGAGGACGTTATTGACGATTTCAAGTGTGAAGCTCTCTGGAAACAGGACGCCATCAATCATCCCGACATCAACAACTTAAAGGTGCGACTTTTAGGTTCCTGTTGTTTGCCTCTttcattctatttaaaaatgaGTCATAAAATCAAAGACATCAATGGGAGACTAGGCGAACTTGCCACTGAGTGGAAAAGCTTTGATCTAAGACAGTGTAGCGACAACCGACATGTTTTTCGCAGAGAGACCATCTCTTTTGTGGATTCTTCTGATGTTATTGGTAGAGATGAGGATAAAAAGAACATTATTAGTATGTTGATGAAACCAAGTGAGGCTCGAAATGTCCCTGTCATTCCCATTGTTGGAATTGGGGGTTTAGGAAAAACCACGCTCGCTCAATTAGTTTACAATGATGATCGAGTTACTAGCCTTTTTCCTTTGAAGATATGGATCTGTGTTTCTGAGGAATTTGATCTTTCTAGATTGCTCAGGCTGATTATTCAGTCTGTAAATACAGGAGAAAGATGTGATGATTCAACCCTTGACGCCTTGCAAGCTCGTTTGAGAAGCCTTTTGACTGATAAGAAGTTCTTGCTCGTCCTGGATGATGTGTGGAatgaaaataaagcaaaatGGGTTGAGTTAAGAAATTTGTTGAGATCAATAGATGGCTTGCCTCAAAGCAAAATAATCGTGACTACTCGGAGTTTGAAGGTTTCCTCGATAATGAGTTCAATTTGCCCTTATGAATTGAAAGGTCTTTCTTTTGAAGACTGTTTGACGTTGTTTACAAAATGGGCTTTTAATGATGGTGATGAGAGACATTATCCAAATCTCATTAGAATCGGGGAGGAGATTGTGAAAAAATGCAAAGGGGTTCCTTTGGCAGTAAGAACATTGGGAAGCCTACTGTTTCAGAAAACGGATGAATCTGATTGGATCTATATAAGAGAGAGTGAAATATGGAGAGTTGAGCAACATGAAAACGATATTTTACCAGTGTTGAAGTTGAGTTACAATCATTTGCCATCTCATTTGCAACGATGTCTTGCTTTTTTGTCCTTGTACAAAAAGGATGAGATCTATTTTAGTTATAGAGTTATCAATCTTTGGATGGCAAATGGACTCCTTGAGCATCCAAAGCAAAACCAAGAGTGGGAGGATGTTGGCAAACGGTATTTGAATGAATTACTGTCAAGGTGCCTCATCCAAATGGATCAGGATTATGGGTTGATTTTTACCTTCAAAATGCATGATCTGGTACATGATCTTGCATTAGATGTGTCTCAAAAAGAATGTAAAACAGTGAATTCGGAAACAGAAACGGTTGATGAAAATGTTCGCCATTTATTATTATGTGATGAGAAGTTGGTTGGAGTTCCACGTGTTTTGGAGGAAATGAAAAATGTTCGAACAGTAATCATCCAAGATGCTTCGAAGGAATCAAAGACTACTCATGAATCACTTATAAATCTATGTCTCTCCAATTTCAAGTATCTACGAGCATTAGAATTAAGGAAGTCACCATTGATGGCTTTACCAAATTCCATTGGTACCTTGAAGCACTTACGAGACCTTGACTTGGTCGGATGTAGTAGTATACGTGAACTCCCGAGGTCTTTCGATAAGCTTCGCAGCTTGCAATCGTTAAATTTGGGAGGTACTAGTTTGAAGCAGTTGCCTGACAGCGTGCAAAGGTTGATTGAGCTTAGACATCTAGTAATAACCATTAAAGCTACGCATTTGAAAGAAATACGAGCAGGATGTTGGACTTCTCTTCAATACTTGGAATTGAGGAGCTGTATGGAATTAAAATGTTTACCTGAAGGAATGCAGTATCTGAAGTCACTTCGGACACTTGTCCTGGGTGGTTGTGATAAACTTGTCTCATTGCCACGGAGCCTGAAACTCCTAACCAAGTTGGAACacctttatataaatttttgcgcgagcatgaatttgaaaatggaacCAGAAGAGGAAGAAGACAAAGACCTTCAGTTGATCCTTAAAACTCTCTCGCTCTTCGGATTAGATGCCTTAAGAGATTTGCCACGATTGCTTCTTCAAGGATCTTCTTGCACTTTGCAGCAATTACGAATTAGGGGGTGTCCAAACTTGTCCGTTCTACCAGCATGGCTACCGAATCTCACTTCTCTTCAAGAACTTGAGATtgttaattgcataaaattgtCAGCTCAACCAGAGGGAATAGACCGCCTCAGCAACCTTAGAGAATTGACAATTCACTTATGTCCGGAGTTGAGCAAAAGATACAGAGAAAATGGGGGTGAAGATTGGCACAAAATTGCTCACATCCAAAAGGTTGTTATTACGGATGAAGAATGA